A single genomic interval of Streptomyces sp. NBC_00663 harbors:
- a CDS encoding response regulator transcription factor — MTEQPADRARYRLLVVEDEPSIRTLLESTLRLTGYEVSAAENGQSALVEIERREPHLVLLDVMLPDLDGFEVTQRLRAAGNDVPVLFLTARIDVDDRIKGLSSGGDDYVTKPFHIEEVLLRIDAILRRTATHGTEPLPPETVLRYADLELDEGAHEVHRAGHYVPLSPTEFKLLAYLMANPGRVLSKAQILDHVWSYDFSGDARIVETYVRYLRKKIDCFEPPLIHTVRGVGYCLRLPRGAGGAADQ, encoded by the coding sequence ATGACAGAGCAGCCCGCGGACAGGGCGCGGTACAGGCTCCTCGTGGTCGAGGACGAACCCAGCATCCGCACCCTGTTGGAGTCCACGCTCCGGCTCACCGGATACGAGGTGAGCGCCGCGGAGAACGGCCAGTCCGCCCTCGTCGAGATCGAACGGCGGGAACCGCACCTGGTGCTGCTCGACGTGATGCTCCCCGACCTGGACGGCTTCGAGGTCACGCAGCGCCTGCGGGCGGCCGGGAACGACGTACCCGTGCTGTTCCTGACCGCCCGCATCGACGTCGACGACCGGATCAAGGGCCTGAGCTCAGGCGGGGACGACTACGTGACGAAGCCGTTCCACATCGAGGAGGTGCTGCTGCGTATCGACGCCATCCTGCGCCGCACGGCCACCCACGGAACGGAACCGCTCCCTCCGGAGACCGTGCTGCGCTACGCCGATCTCGAGCTCGACGAGGGGGCGCACGAGGTGCACCGCGCCGGGCACTACGTTCCGCTGTCGCCGACCGAGTTCAAGCTGCTGGCCTATCTGATGGCCAATCCGGGCCGGGTGTTGAGTAAGGCCCAGATCCTCGATCACGTCTGGAGTTACGACTTCTCCGGGGACGCCCGCATCGTCGAGACGTACGTCAGATACCTGCGCAAGAAGATCGACTGCTTCGAACCGCCGCTCATCCATACCGTGCGCGGCGTCGGCTACTGCCTGCGGCTGCCGCGCGGCGCGGGCGGGGCGGCGGACCAGTGA
- a CDS encoding sensor histidine kinase produces the protein MVAVAVSQLIGFVVLRSWLLDRVDQQLADFHPPGPAYSEALKENNPVDRPGVLPSDFRVYFYDVSGRRMAMSLGADGKPGPRIADSVVRLGLHVGRPETVASVSGDSRWRVLLSSGPQDMHAVVALPLDTVDATTSKILWLNAVLLAVTVAALLALGRWVVRLGLLPLTRMEHTAERIGAGRLDLRLPDIDARTEIGRLGRVLNSMLERLQLALREREASEARMRRFVADAGHELRTPLTAIQGYAQLALRGERMSADEQNEAHQLIAQNAERMGLLVDDLQLLAQLDREPSYDRNPVDLLSLAADAVRTAALHGASHPVDLGPLPDPAGNGELDVVEAVGDPHRLRQIVDNLLSNARVHTPAGTAVHVRVGETRVGVDTCGSDRPGVIGASPPLPDGTPVSVVEVADEGPGLTAQCAKHVFERFYRADPSRSRTHGGSGLGLSIAAAVAEGHGGRLELDTAPGKGCTFRLVLPARRSDGRAGDVSG, from the coding sequence ATGGTAGCCGTCGCCGTCTCCCAGCTCATCGGGTTCGTGGTGCTGCGCTCATGGCTGTTGGACCGGGTCGACCAGCAACTGGCGGACTTCCACCCACCAGGACCGGCCTACTCCGAGGCTCTCAAGGAGAACAACCCCGTGGACCGGCCTGGCGTCCTGCCCTCGGACTTCCGTGTCTACTTCTACGACGTCTCCGGTCGGCGGATGGCCATGTCGCTCGGTGCCGACGGCAAGCCAGGTCCGCGGATCGCGGATTCGGTGGTGCGGCTCGGTCTGCACGTCGGCCGTCCAGAAACGGTGGCATCCGTCAGCGGCGACAGCCGGTGGAGGGTTCTGCTGAGTTCCGGTCCACAGGACATGCACGCCGTCGTGGCTCTGCCGCTGGACACCGTCGACGCCACCACGTCCAAGATTCTCTGGCTGAACGCGGTGTTGCTGGCCGTCACCGTCGCCGCCCTGCTCGCGCTGGGCCGCTGGGTGGTACGACTGGGCCTGCTCCCGCTGACTCGTATGGAGCACACCGCCGAACGCATCGGAGCGGGGCGACTGGATCTGCGACTCCCCGACATCGATGCGCGCACCGAGATCGGCCGGCTCGGCCGGGTGCTGAACTCCATGCTGGAGAGGCTGCAGTTGGCGCTCCGTGAACGGGAGGCATCGGAGGCGCGCATGCGGCGCTTCGTCGCCGACGCCGGCCACGAACTGCGTACTCCGCTCACCGCCATCCAGGGCTACGCACAGCTCGCACTGCGCGGGGAGCGTATGTCGGCAGATGAGCAGAACGAGGCCCACCAGCTGATCGCCCAGAACGCGGAGCGGATGGGCCTCCTCGTCGACGACCTCCAACTTCTCGCCCAGTTGGACCGGGAACCGTCGTACGACAGAAACCCGGTGGACCTGCTGTCCCTGGCGGCGGACGCCGTGCGGACCGCCGCCCTGCACGGGGCGAGCCATCCGGTCGATCTGGGCCCCCTGCCGGACCCGGCGGGCAACGGCGAACTGGATGTGGTCGAGGCCGTCGGCGACCCCCATCGGCTGAGACAGATCGTCGACAATCTCCTGTCCAACGCCCGTGTGCACACCCCGGCCGGCACTGCGGTGCACGTCAGGGTGGGCGAGACCCGGGTGGGCGTGGACACCTGCGGATCCGACCGCCCGGGGGTCATCGGCGCGTCACCGCCCTTGCCGGACGGTACGCCCGTCAGCGTGGTGGAAGTGGCGGACGAAGGGCCCGGGCTCACGGCGCAGTGCGCCAAGCATGTCTTCGAGCGCTTCTATCGTGCTGACCCTTCTCGCTCTCGCACCCACGGTGGTAGTGGCCTGGGCCTCTCCATTGCCGCCGCGGTCGCGGAAGGCCACGGTGGCCGCCTCGAACTCGACACCGCGCCGGGCAAGGGATGTACCTTCCGCCTTGTGCTCCCCGCGCGGCGTTCGGATGGGCGAGCCGGCGACGTCTCCGGCTGA
- a CDS encoding sodium:solute symporter family transporter, translating into MNHSSAFLAAAADDPYALVLSSFMLFMVLALFTSVFAGLRGDSPSEFYIGDRQGSALKNGLALAGCYVSTSLLLSVTGVVATVGFDGITAATSVLLSMGVLLLLARPLQLSGSRTLGDLFSLRVPSTAPRVAAAVATLAVTAPYLVAQLMAAGNVTAALLGFSGIGVQQMCTVLIGGLVVTCGMLSGAKGLALVQVIAAAVTLAAMIFASLAVLRLFHGDVGALLTAADAHSTRPGRYLSTGGLLNAGPTPRLDIAAGQVMTVLGGVCMPHVLSRVSAAKDTATARRSVRYATGVVALVCVTVVILGMGASARVGADTILSGHSNADDSLMLVAGSLDDGLGSGTSRLLFTALACAIFLSVLAVVGAATLAAAAALARDTYHHLVQRRQSNPTRELMVARIAVLLFGVLGILLAVLAQGRSAAFLAQLATAVAASAVAPVLLYTFYWDRFNRTGLLWAVYGGTILSVGLAVSSPSASGSSQAFLPNADFAWFDHSTPVLVSVPAAFLLGWAGSLVGHRRARGHQAEDTSVTSAVLLVGRTAATAVAAGGTAGQRPERSD; encoded by the coding sequence ATGAATCACAGCAGCGCCTTCCTCGCGGCGGCGGCCGATGATCCCTACGCCTTGGTCCTCAGCTCCTTCATGCTCTTCATGGTCCTCGCCCTCTTCACCTCGGTCTTCGCGGGCCTGCGCGGAGACTCTCCGTCGGAGTTCTACATCGGTGACCGGCAGGGTTCGGCGTTGAAGAACGGCCTGGCCTTGGCGGGATGCTATGTCTCCACATCTTTGCTGCTCAGTGTGACCGGTGTGGTGGCAACCGTCGGCTTCGACGGCATCACCGCCGCGACCAGCGTGCTTCTGTCGATGGGCGTCCTCCTCCTGCTGGCACGCCCCCTGCAGCTCAGTGGCTCCCGCACACTCGGCGACCTCTTCTCGCTCCGAGTGCCAAGCACCGCGCCCCGGGTGGCCGCCGCGGTGGCCACCCTCGCGGTCACCGCTCCGTACCTCGTGGCTCAGCTCATGGCCGCCGGAAACGTCACCGCGGCGCTCCTCGGGTTTTCCGGCATCGGGGTGCAGCAGATGTGCACCGTGCTCATCGGGGGCCTGGTGGTCACCTGCGGCATGCTCAGCGGCGCCAAGGGGCTCGCCCTCGTACAGGTGATCGCCGCCGCCGTCACGCTCGCGGCCATGATCTTCGCGTCCCTGGCCGTGCTCCGCCTCTTCCACGGGGATGTCGGCGCCCTGCTCACCGCCGCGGACGCGCACAGCACCCGTCCCGGCCGCTATCTGAGTACCGGAGGCCTCCTCAACGCCGGACCGACACCCCGTCTGGACATCGCCGCGGGCCAGGTCATGACCGTCCTGGGCGGCGTCTGCATGCCTCACGTCCTCAGCCGCGTCTCTGCGGCAAAGGACACCGCCACGGCACGCCGCTCCGTCCGGTACGCGACCGGTGTCGTCGCGCTCGTGTGTGTCACCGTGGTCATTCTGGGCATGGGGGCATCGGCCCGAGTCGGTGCTGACACCATTCTCTCCGGACACTCCAATGCGGACGACTCACTGATGCTCGTCGCCGGCAGTCTGGATGACGGGCTGGGAAGTGGCACGAGCCGTCTGCTTTTCACCGCGCTCGCCTGCGCGATCTTTCTCAGCGTGCTCGCCGTCGTGGGCGCCGCCACGCTGGCAGCGGCCGCCGCCCTGGCCCGGGACACGTACCACCATCTCGTTCAGCGCAGGCAGTCCAACCCCACACGCGAACTGATGGTGGCGCGCATAGCCGTCCTGCTCTTCGGCGTCCTCGGCATCCTGCTCGCCGTACTGGCGCAGGGACGCTCCGCCGCTTTCCTGGCTCAACTGGCTACGGCAGTGGCCGCGTCGGCCGTGGCCCCGGTTCTGCTCTACACGTTCTACTGGGATCGCTTCAACCGAACGGGCCTGCTGTGGGCCGTGTACGGCGGAACCATCCTGAGTGTCGGCCTGGCGGTGTCCTCGCCCTCCGCGTCAGGCAGCTCTCAGGCCTTCTTGCCGAACGCCGACTTCGCCTGGTTCGACCACAGCACCCCGGTTCTGGTCTCCGTCCCGGCCGCCTTCCTGCTGGGATGGGCGGGCAGCCTCGTCGGGCACCGCCGAGCCCGCGGACACCAGGCAGAGGACACATCGGTGACCAGCGCTGTCCTGCTCGTCGGGCGGACGGCCGCCACAGCGGTAGCAGCTGGAGGCACAGCTGGGCAGCGACCTGAGCGAAGTGACTGA
- a CDS encoding alpha/beta hydrolase family protein gives MPYRWKVAPEDLFVEWYWQMVNSGLPIADVATVRSAVTDMWLDEPGGWVYEWSRLAAGYAELGQHHLAALAYGWAKFPTLADDAKRTALERQLKQYLLAAPGFKVGLERRAVQLFCGEGVIAVPVHLLTPPGWSGDAPVMLASGGVDTWKMDLHGLFEAVALRTGMGVLAFDIPGTGEYAGPMDSEDGADLVRALAIEARALGNGRVLHLGISMGGHFSACSGLAGDVDAAIVIGGPIEAAFAQGRTFAYGRDGSVGNALGFDHEPNDVQLARIWRPFDLRPLLNLDRNVPMLVINGAGDVHVPQQDTLVFVGRRDTEVHLLSDTGHCAASKMPQVLELMFEWIDRHQSSPVRR, from the coding sequence ATGCCTTACCGCTGGAAGGTCGCCCCCGAGGACCTGTTCGTCGAGTGGTACTGGCAGATGGTGAACAGCGGTTTGCCCATCGCGGACGTCGCCACCGTCCGATCGGCGGTCACTGACATGTGGCTCGACGAGCCGGGCGGCTGGGTGTACGAGTGGTCGCGACTGGCCGCCGGATATGCGGAGCTTGGTCAGCATCACCTTGCGGCGCTGGCCTACGGTTGGGCGAAGTTTCCCACGCTGGCCGACGACGCCAAGCGCACGGCGCTGGAGCGGCAGCTCAAGCAATACCTGCTCGCCGCTCCCGGTTTCAAGGTCGGGCTTGAGCGCCGGGCCGTTCAGCTGTTCTGCGGCGAGGGGGTCATCGCTGTACCCGTGCACCTGCTCACTCCGCCGGGCTGGTCAGGCGATGCCCCCGTCATGCTCGCCAGCGGCGGAGTGGACACCTGGAAAATGGATCTCCACGGGCTCTTCGAGGCGGTCGCCCTGCGAACCGGTATGGGCGTGCTGGCCTTCGACATTCCCGGCACGGGCGAATATGCCGGCCCCATGGACTCGGAGGACGGCGCTGACCTGGTGCGCGCCCTGGCCATCGAGGCGCGGGCGCTGGGCAATGGGCGTGTCCTGCATCTGGGCATATCGATGGGCGGTCACTTCTCGGCCTGCTCGGGCCTGGCAGGGGATGTCGACGCGGCGATCGTCATCGGCGGTCCCATCGAAGCGGCATTCGCCCAGGGTCGGACCTTCGCGTATGGCAGGGACGGCAGCGTCGGCAATGCGTTGGGATTCGACCATGAACCGAACGATGTGCAACTGGCCCGGATCTGGCGGCCGTTCGATCTGCGTCCGCTACTCAACCTCGACAGGAACGTGCCGATGCTGGTCATCAATGGTGCCGGTGACGTCCATGTTCCACAGCAGGACACCCTTGTCTTCGTCGGCCGCCGGGACACGGAAGTCCACTTGCTTTCGGACACCGGGCACTGCGCCGCTTCCAAGATGCCCCAGGTACTTGAGTTGATGTTCGAGTGGATCGACCGCCACCAGTCTTCGCCCGTGCGCAGGTGA